One Weissella ceti DNA window includes the following coding sequences:
- a CDS encoding aldo/keto reductase — MVYAAQEDRYEKMPYRRVSDSGLILPDLSLGFWRNMGDQRPLADSKSVILEAFDNGIFSFDNASNYGPSNGTAEETFGAVYKSDLKPYRNELVITTKAGYHMWPGPYGEFSSKKTLSNALDLSLQRMNLDYVDIFYAHRWDPNTNLRETAEALDLLVRQGKALYIGVSNYNAEQTAAIAEIFEELHTPFIGNQMSYNMLNREAEKDNMLDILDQHHAGLIAYGPLAEGLLTDRYLDGIPADMPLHRSNAFIAEDPEKAVKQLNELNELAKNRNQSLAQMAMAWLLKDPRVGSLVFGATSSKHLQANIAAMQNLSFTSDELTAIDNILK, encoded by the coding sequence ATGGTATATGCTGCACAAGAAGATCGTTATGAAAAAATGCCTTACCGTCGCGTTTCAGATTCAGGGCTAATCTTACCTGACTTGAGTTTGGGATTCTGGCGTAATATGGGAGACCAACGTCCATTGGCTGATTCAAAGAGTGTTATCTTGGAAGCTTTCGACAACGGAATCTTCTCATTTGACAATGCATCAAACTACGGCCCATCAAACGGAACAGCTGAAGAAACTTTTGGAGCAGTTTACAAGAGTGACTTGAAGCCATACCGTAACGAATTGGTTATCACAACTAAGGCTGGTTACCACATGTGGCCAGGCCCATACGGTGAATTCTCAAGCAAGAAGACATTGTCAAACGCTTTGGATTTGTCATTGCAACGTATGAACCTAGATTACGTTGATATTTTCTACGCACACCGTTGGGATCCAAACACAAACTTGCGCGAAACTGCGGAAGCTTTGGACTTGTTGGTTCGTCAAGGTAAGGCATTGTACATTGGGGTTTCAAACTACAACGCTGAACAAACAGCAGCGATTGCTGAAATCTTTGAAGAACTACACACACCATTTATTGGTAACCAAATGTCATACAACATGTTGAACCGTGAAGCAGAAAAGGACAACATGCTAGACATCTTGGATCAACATCATGCTGGGTTGATTGCTTACGGACCATTGGCAGAAGGACTGCTAACTGACCGTTACCTAGATGGTATTCCAGCAGATATGCCATTGCACCGTTCAAACGCCTTCATTGCTGAAGATCCTGAAAAGGCTGTTAAGCAATTGAACGAATTGAACGAATTGGCAAAGAACCGTAACCAATCATTGGCTCAAATGGCGATGGCTTGGTTGCTAAAGGATCCACGTGTTGGGTCATTGGTCTTTGGTGCAACATCATCAAAGCACTTGCAAGCCAACATTGCGGCAATGCAAAACTTGTCATTTACTTCTGACGAATTGACAGCCATTGACAACATTTTAAAGTAA
- the gatC gene encoding Asp-tRNA(Asn)/Glu-tRNA(Gln) amidotransferase subunit GatC — MSEQSLSANEVLNVASLSKLELTAEETEIMTDHLDKIFEVVTMLDAVDTTDVKPTFSPIDLQMSLRADEGVNAEQAEELLANAPERKGDYIKVPAILEGGASN, encoded by the coding sequence ATGAGTGAACAAAGCTTGAGCGCTAACGAAGTGCTAAATGTTGCCTCTCTATCAAAGCTAGAATTGACAGCAGAAGAAACAGAAATTATGACAGACCACTTGGATAAGATTTTCGAAGTGGTGACAATGCTTGATGCAGTTGATACAACTGATGTGAAGCCAACTTTCAGCCCAATTGACTTGCAAATGTCATTGCGTGCCGATGAAGGTGTGAACGCTGAACAAGCTGAAGAATTATTGGCTAATGCCCCTGAACGTAAGGGTGATTACATTAAGGTGCCAGCCATTCTTGAAGGAGGGGCAAGTAACTAA
- a CDS encoding PH domain-containing protein — translation MILNVHNNYMKYKFWMNIVENVALLVGGIFTIWCFGLEKYMGVFVVFVVLLFGWMTIYAQAYVRNTSVTIDSEKVVIRKGRLYYREIAIPLEKVYATIKKQNILQKNVDLMTLEIQTSAKAYAVHGIATGVGEPLVEKWQDITQVISEVQS, via the coding sequence ATGATTTTAAATGTACATAATAATTATATGAAGTATAAGTTCTGGATGAATATCGTGGAAAATGTCGCCCTGTTAGTAGGAGGCATATTTACAATATGGTGTTTTGGTTTGGAAAAATATATGGGTGTGTTTGTTGTTTTTGTAGTCTTACTTTTTGGATGGATGACGATATATGCTCAAGCGTATGTTAGAAATACGTCAGTAACGATTGATAGTGAAAAAGTGGTTATCCGAAAAGGAAGACTATATTATCGCGAAATCGCAATTCCGTTAGAAAAGGTTTACGCCACAATTAAAAAACAAAATATTCTACAAAAGAACGTTGATCTAATGACTCTTGAGATTCAAACATCAGCGAAAGCTTACGCTGTACACGGGATTGCAACAGGGGTAGGTGAACCATTAGTCGAAAAGTGGCAAGATATTACGCAAGTTATCTCAGAGGTACAATCATGA
- a CDS encoding RsmB/NOP family class I SAM-dependent RNA methyltransferase, with translation MLVLPNAFVEKYQELLGDEADAFFKALHEPASKAYRVNPLKANQEPFDTDSGEAIPWSRFGFYGQVNGHSVDHTTGVIYSQEPSAQLVAELAEPKPGQRVLDLAAAPGGKSTHLAAFMQQEGLLISNEISRKRAGILSENMERFGVQNALVTNHDATALAKHFPEYFDTIVLDAPCSGEGMFRKDHDAVDYWTADYPQENADRQKMILEDTVTMLKPGGTLVYSTCTFAPEEDEQVIAWLLAEYPEFSVVPVDLPEGVDAGRPDWADGNPALADTVRLFPHHVAGEGHFMAKLHKAEAESDAREPKLAKTNLTKEQRELWDEFEANQLVEPLNRVLHAFGDQLYALPVDAPDLNKLQVLRAGMHLGTFKKKRFEPSLALALAMPSNAFKHVAELSHEQWAQYVHGDTFMMPDSQLDNGWHVLTFNGNGIGFGKFVNGQMKNFYPKGLRFLPR, from the coding sequence ATGTTAGTTCTACCTAATGCATTTGTCGAAAAATACCAAGAATTGCTTGGTGATGAAGCAGATGCTTTTTTTAAGGCTCTTCATGAGCCGGCCAGTAAAGCCTATCGTGTGAATCCGTTGAAAGCGAATCAAGAACCATTCGATACCGACTCAGGGGAAGCGATTCCTTGGAGTCGTTTTGGTTTTTATGGCCAAGTTAATGGTCATTCAGTGGACCACACAACAGGGGTTATCTATTCACAAGAACCATCAGCACAACTTGTTGCGGAGTTAGCAGAACCTAAACCAGGACAACGCGTCTTAGATTTGGCTGCTGCACCAGGTGGGAAATCAACTCACCTTGCAGCCTTTATGCAACAAGAAGGTTTGTTGATTTCAAACGAAATCAGTCGTAAGCGTGCCGGTATTCTAAGTGAAAACATGGAGCGTTTTGGGGTGCAAAACGCGCTGGTAACCAACCACGATGCAACGGCATTAGCCAAGCACTTCCCAGAATATTTTGACACCATTGTGTTAGACGCACCGTGTTCAGGGGAAGGCATGTTCCGTAAGGACCATGACGCCGTTGATTATTGGACTGCGGATTATCCACAGGAAAACGCTGATCGCCAAAAGATGATTTTGGAAGATACGGTAACCATGCTAAAACCTGGTGGAACATTGGTCTACTCAACTTGTACCTTTGCGCCAGAAGAAGATGAACAAGTGATTGCTTGGCTCCTAGCAGAATATCCTGAGTTCAGTGTGGTGCCTGTTGATCTACCTGAAGGTGTTGATGCTGGGCGTCCGGATTGGGCAGATGGTAATCCTGCGTTGGCTGATACTGTCCGTTTGTTCCCACACCACGTTGCGGGTGAAGGACACTTCATGGCTAAACTACATAAGGCAGAAGCGGAAAGTGATGCACGTGAACCTAAATTAGCGAAGACTAATTTGACAAAGGAACAACGTGAATTATGGGATGAATTTGAAGCGAACCAATTAGTTGAACCACTAAATCGTGTGTTACATGCGTTTGGTGATCAACTATATGCGTTGCCCGTCGATGCACCAGACTTAAACAAGTTACAAGTTTTGCGTGCAGGGATGCATTTGGGGACATTCAAAAAGAAGCGTTTCGAACCTAGTTTGGCATTAGCCTTAGCGATGCCAAGCAATGCGTTCAAACACGTTGCTGAATTAAGCCACGAACAATGGGCTCAATATGTCCATGGTGATACATTCATGATGCCAGACAGTCAACTAGATAATGGTTGGCACGTCTTGACATTTAATGGCAATGGCATCGGATTTGGTAAGTTTGTAAATGGCCAAATGAAGAATTTTTATCCTAAAGGATTACGTTTTTTGCCACGTTAA
- the gatA gene encoding Asp-tRNA(Asn)/Glu-tRNA(Gln) amidotransferase subunit GatA yields the protein MNYLNTDLETLHAQLVNKEITAEALVEATLDNIAATDETFGAFITVMKEEALAQARELDAKGIDVDDVLSGIPYGIKDNIVTKNVLTTAASKMLANFTPIYESTVTDMLANRGAVGVGKLNLDEFAMGSTTETSYFKNTKNAWDTTKVPGGSSGGSAVAVAAGQVPYSLGTDTGGSVRQPAAFNGIVGMKPTYGRVSRWGVIAFASSFDQVGILTRTVKDNAYVLGAVAGHDANDQTSSHVAVPDYTAHLGKDLTGMKIAVPEEYFGAGIHEDVKEVVHNAIDKLKELGATVDTVSLPHTRYGVAAYYILASAEASSNLQRFDGIRYGYRSESAKTLEEVYVKSRSEGFGDEVKRRIMLGTYSLSAGSYDKFYKKAAQVRTLLANDFKKVFAEYDLIVGPTAPSVAYDFGENPDDPEVTYMNDALTIPVNMAGLPGMSINAGFSNGLPVGMQLIADAFNEEKIYQAGYAFEQATRLFEKVPGGAN from the coding sequence ATGAACTACTTAAACACAGACCTAGAAACGCTACACGCGCAACTAGTTAACAAAGAAATCACTGCTGAAGCACTTGTTGAAGCAACGCTTGACAACATCGCCGCAACTGATGAAACATTCGGTGCGTTCATCACTGTGATGAAGGAAGAAGCATTAGCCCAAGCTCGTGAATTGGATGCTAAGGGAATCGACGTAGATGACGTTTTGTCAGGTATTCCTTACGGAATCAAGGACAACATCGTAACAAAGAATGTTTTGACAACTGCTGCGTCAAAGATGTTGGCTAACTTCACACCAATCTACGAATCAACTGTTACTGACATGTTGGCAAATCGTGGAGCGGTTGGTGTTGGTAAGTTGAACTTGGACGAATTTGCCATGGGTTCAACAACTGAAACTTCATACTTCAAGAACACAAAGAACGCTTGGGACACAACTAAGGTTCCTGGTGGGTCATCAGGTGGATCAGCCGTTGCGGTTGCTGCCGGACAAGTTCCTTACTCATTGGGAACTGACACTGGTGGATCTGTCCGTCAGCCAGCTGCTTTCAACGGAATTGTTGGAATGAAGCCAACTTACGGTCGTGTATCACGTTGGGGTGTTATTGCCTTTGCGTCATCATTTGACCAAGTAGGAATTTTGACACGTACTGTTAAGGACAATGCGTATGTTTTGGGTGCCGTTGCTGGTCATGATGCCAATGATCAAACAAGCTCACACGTCGCTGTACCAGATTACACTGCCCACCTTGGCAAGGACCTAACTGGCATGAAGATTGCCGTACCAGAAGAATACTTTGGTGCCGGAATTCATGAAGATGTTAAGGAAGTTGTCCACAACGCGATTGACAAGTTGAAGGAACTAGGAGCAACAGTTGATACTGTTTCATTGCCACACACACGTTACGGTGTTGCTGCATACTACATCCTAGCTTCTGCTGAAGCATCATCAAACTTACAACGTTTTGATGGTATTCGTTACGGTTACCGTTCAGAATCAGCTAAGACCCTTGAAGAAGTGTACGTTAAGAGCCGTTCTGAAGGATTCGGAGATGAAGTAAAGCGTCGTATCATGCTTGGAACATACTCACTTTCAGCTGGTTCATACGACAAGTTCTACAAGAAGGCCGCTCAAGTACGTACGTTGCTAGCCAACGACTTCAAGAAGGTCTTTGCTGAATACGACTTGATCGTTGGACCTACTGCACCAAGTGTTGCGTACGACTTTGGTGAAAATCCAGATGACCCAGAAGTAACTTACATGAACGATGCATTGACAATCCCAGTTAACATGGCTGGATTGCCAGGTATGTCAATTAACGCTGGATTCAGCAATGGATTACCAGTTGGAATGCAATTGATTGCTGATGCATTTAACGAAGAAAAGATTTACCAAGCGGGATATGCTTTTGAACAAGCAACTCGTCTATTTGAAAAAGTACCAGGAGGTGCCAACTAA
- the gatB gene encoding Asp-tRNA(Asn)/Glu-tRNA(Gln) amidotransferase subunit GatB, producing MAVPNFETTIGLEVHVELKTNSKAMSPSPVQYGADANQNTNVIDWGYPGVLPSANQGALEAGMMAATALNAEVTRDLTWDRKNYFYPDNPKAYQITQSQTPIGQNGWLDIVIDGETKRVGITEMHVEEDAGKNTHADDGYSYVDLNRQGTPLIEIVGAPDLHTPDEAYAYLEALRQAIQFTGISDVKMQEGSMRVDANISIRPVGSKEYGTKVELKNLNSFNYVRKGLIFEENRQAKIYMAGGTIKQQTRRFDESTGETILMREKETADDYRYFPEPDLAPVHVTDAWLAEVADKLPESAPARRAHYVNDLGLEAYDSEVLTQTLEMANFFDATVAEGANAKRAANYLMGDVNAYLNEKQLDLQETALTPAHLAQMINLIDDGTISTKMAKRVFTAITKGENPVEFVEANGLKQMSDPAELTPIIAGILDANEQSIEDFHNGKDRAVGFLVGQIMKATKGNANPNVVNDILMSELSARKPD from the coding sequence ATGGCTGTGCCAAATTTTGAAACAACTATCGGACTTGAAGTCCACGTTGAGTTGAAGACAAACTCAAAGGCCATGTCACCATCACCAGTGCAATATGGTGCGGACGCTAACCAAAACACAAACGTGATTGACTGGGGTTACCCAGGTGTCTTGCCATCAGCGAACCAAGGAGCCTTGGAAGCTGGAATGATGGCTGCAACAGCTTTGAACGCTGAAGTGACACGTGACCTAACTTGGGATCGTAAGAACTACTTCTACCCAGACAATCCAAAGGCTTACCAAATCACACAAAGCCAAACACCAATTGGACAAAACGGTTGGTTGGATATCGTGATTGATGGTGAAACTAAGCGTGTTGGAATTACTGAAATGCACGTCGAAGAAGACGCAGGTAAGAACACTCACGCGGATGATGGTTACTCATACGTTGACTTGAACCGTCAAGGAACACCATTGATTGAAATCGTTGGTGCACCTGACTTGCACACACCAGATGAAGCATATGCTTACCTAGAAGCTTTGCGTCAAGCAATCCAATTTACTGGCATTTCAGACGTTAAGATGCAAGAAGGATCAATGCGTGTTGACGCGAACATCTCAATCCGTCCAGTCGGATCAAAGGAATACGGGACTAAGGTTGAATTGAAGAACTTGAACTCATTCAACTATGTCCGTAAGGGATTGATTTTCGAAGAAAACCGTCAAGCAAAGATTTACATGGCTGGTGGAACAATCAAGCAACAAACACGTCGTTTTGATGAATCTACTGGTGAAACAATCTTGATGCGTGAAAAGGAAACAGCAGATGACTACCGTTACTTCCCAGAACCTGATTTGGCACCTGTTCATGTGACAGATGCTTGGTTGGCTGAAGTTGCGGACAAGTTGCCTGAATCAGCACCAGCTCGCCGTGCACACTACGTCAACGACTTGGGACTAGAAGCTTACGACTCAGAAGTGTTGACACAAACACTTGAAATGGCAAACTTCTTTGACGCAACTGTTGCTGAAGGGGCTAACGCTAAGCGTGCTGCCAACTACTTGATGGGTGACGTTAACGCCTACTTGAACGAAAAGCAATTGGACCTTCAAGAAACTGCGTTGACACCTGCGCACTTGGCACAAATGATCAACTTGATTGATGATGGTACTATCTCAACTAAGATGGCTAAGCGTGTCTTCACAGCGATTACAAAGGGTGAAAACCCAGTTGAATTCGTTGAAGCAAATGGTTTGAAGCAAATGTCAGATCCAGCTGAATTGACACCAATTATTGCGGGTATCTTGGATGCTAACGAACAATCAATCGAAGATTTCCACAACGGTAAGGATCGTGCGGTTGGCTTCTTGGTTGGACAAATCATGAAGGCTACTAAGGGAAATGCCAACCCTAATGTTGTGAATGATATCTTGATGAGCGAATTGTCAGCACGTAAGCCAGATTAA
- a CDS encoding diacylglycerol kinase: MTKRARIIYNPTSGREAIRRDLVDILNVYESAGYETSAFATTPEENSAQDEALRAAQDGFELIVAAGGDGTINEVVNGVAALDNPPMLAVIPAGTTNDYARALHIPRDSPLEAAEVILKGRAARMDIGMANDNYFVNIAAGGSLSELTYSVPSKQKSMYGYLAYVVKAAEMLPQSHQMDIEVEYDDGVYRGPASMFLLALTNSVGGFEQLVPDAQLDDGNFTLLVVKTTKLNELLVLVKEAFQGKHVDDDNLLYVKSSKVKITPLPENDAPIPINLDGEYGGDAPMTFVNHRALLTMVTGIDENIEKNPFTQDIIEIDTKVND, from the coding sequence ATGACGAAGCGAGCACGAATTATTTATAATCCAACTTCAGGACGCGAAGCGATTCGCCGAGACCTAGTTGATATTTTAAATGTGTATGAATCTGCAGGGTATGAGACCAGTGCATTTGCGACTACGCCTGAAGAAAACTCAGCACAAGATGAAGCGCTTCGTGCAGCTCAAGATGGTTTCGAATTAATCGTCGCAGCTGGTGGAGACGGCACAATCAATGAAGTGGTGAATGGGGTTGCGGCATTGGATAATCCACCAATGTTAGCAGTTATCCCAGCTGGAACAACGAATGACTATGCACGTGCATTGCACATTCCACGTGATAGCCCACTGGAAGCAGCGGAAGTTATTCTAAAAGGTCGTGCAGCCCGCATGGACATTGGAATGGCCAATGACAATTACTTTGTAAATATCGCCGCTGGTGGTTCATTATCTGAATTGACATATTCCGTACCCTCAAAGCAAAAATCAATGTATGGTTATCTAGCTTATGTGGTTAAGGCAGCAGAAATGTTACCACAGTCACATCAAATGGATATTGAAGTTGAATATGACGATGGTGTTTACCGTGGCCCAGCTTCAATGTTTTTGCTAGCTTTGACGAATTCAGTTGGAGGGTTTGAGCAATTAGTGCCAGATGCACAACTAGATGATGGTAATTTCACACTGCTTGTCGTGAAAACAACCAAGCTAAATGAATTACTCGTATTAGTTAAAGAAGCGTTCCAAGGTAAGCACGTTGATGACGACAACCTGCTATATGTAAAGTCATCGAAGGTTAAGATTACGCCTTTGCCTGAAAATGATGCCCCAATTCCAATTAACTTGGATGGTGAGTATGGTGGCGACGCGCCCATGACATTTGTTAATCACCGTGCCTTGCTAACAATGGTTACAGGGATTGACGAAAACATTGAAAAGAATCCATTCACGCAAGATATCATTGAAATTGATACCAAAGTGAATGATTAA
- a CDS encoding PH domain-containing protein yields MSAKRQSPLYFIVQTKDLAWALFALFPLYIFLNKWLHQPFFLMCLMILMVIIALVRFVLGYFNTTYAIVNNDIHVNYGILDVSTINISKNQGIVNYRVTSNWLQKIVGVEGLVINFKNGEDQEPIEFAALSAEQISLLTKHIKVSDAVDEAVENISIYRIQEVNVTWNKIVLTALVSANYFLIIPVLIQGIEFIEPWMKYLPIHIDIKIIGVLLLLVLPVGTIILQFFRYIQFEIYDIQGRFVVKNGLIDSDQHIIEKTNINGIMVEQSLGMRMLGLCTVSAVMNDADTEGGTQTKNTLFPYVKVAQVNGLLEKYVPAYTHTFERIPLHVTLSKIIYTAGLLVVLLVGMLYFGLAIWTYISALILFGLLIGPAITTMKTTRFGLIVRNGLFNLKTYILPENKIGVRVTSSMVNIFKVEHIYTDLTPSHHFKQLD; encoded by the coding sequence ATGAGTGCTAAGAGACAATCGCCGTTATATTTTATCGTGCAGACAAAAGACCTAGCTTGGGCATTGTTTGCTTTGTTTCCACTATATATTTTTTTAAATAAGTGGTTACATCAACCGTTTTTCTTAATGTGTTTAATGATATTAATGGTGATCATTGCATTAGTACGGTTTGTATTGGGATATTTCAATACGACCTATGCAATCGTCAACAATGACATTCATGTGAATTACGGCATTTTAGATGTCAGTACGATTAATATTTCTAAAAATCAAGGAATCGTAAATTATCGTGTGACCAGTAATTGGTTACAGAAAATAGTAGGTGTTGAAGGATTAGTTATTAACTTTAAAAATGGTGAAGACCAAGAACCCATTGAGTTTGCAGCACTGTCTGCAGAACAAATTAGTTTATTGACTAAGCATATTAAAGTTTCAGATGCGGTTGATGAAGCTGTGGAAAATATTAGTATCTATAGAATCCAAGAGGTAAACGTTACATGGAATAAAATTGTCCTAACGGCATTAGTTTCCGCTAATTATTTCTTGATTATCCCCGTGCTTATTCAGGGAATCGAATTTATTGAACCATGGATGAAGTATCTACCAATACACATTGATATTAAGATAATCGGTGTGCTTTTGTTACTGGTATTACCCGTAGGAACAATTATTCTGCAATTTTTCAGATATATTCAATTCGAAATTTATGATATTCAGGGACGTTTTGTGGTGAAAAACGGACTAATTGATAGTGATCAGCATATCATTGAAAAGACGAATATCAATGGCATTATGGTAGAACAGTCCCTAGGCATGCGCATGTTGGGATTATGTACAGTGTCAGCAGTTATGAATGATGCAGACACTGAGGGTGGCACGCAAACGAAAAATACACTCTTTCCGTATGTTAAAGTAGCTCAAGTGAATGGATTGTTAGAGAAGTATGTGCCGGCATATACCCATACCTTTGAGCGTATACCGCTGCATGTGACGCTGTCGAAAATTATTTATACAGCTGGCCTTCTAGTCGTCTTGTTGGTAGGGATGTTGTATTTTGGTTTGGCAATTTGGACGTACATTAGTGCTTTGATTTTGTTTGGTCTGTTGATTGGACCTGCAATTACGACAATGAAAACGACCCGATTTGGCCTTATTGTCCGTAATGGGTTATTTAATCTAAAGACTTATATTCTGCCTGAAAATAAAATTGGCGTTCGTGTGACCTCGTCTATGGTAAATATCTTCAAAGTAGAACATATTTATACAGATTTAACGCCTAGTCATCATTTTAAACAATTGGACTAG
- a CDS encoding HAAS signaling domain-containing protein yields MIDQYFNEVKSYLNGVPAAEQEEMLQFYNEQVIESGMSLEDVEAKYGTPKQFARTIRLEYFMDMDDAPVSEEVTPQQRTKQRTRMLWLIVLGLFASPILIPVAIGVLLMLGLGLFFFVAALFGIYAMVVGVLAGGVGSLVFGGMLIGQSVPTGIFFMGLGLLMTGLTIMMTPIVLNLTQWLFDVFVQFMKWIGRRFVSRRDNAPMQGGQN; encoded by the coding sequence ATGATTGATCAATATTTTAATGAAGTAAAAAGCTATCTAAATGGTGTACCAGCAGCAGAACAAGAAGAAATGCTGCAATTTTACAATGAGCAAGTCATTGAATCTGGTATGTCACTAGAAGATGTAGAAGCTAAGTATGGAACGCCTAAGCAATTTGCTCGTACAATCCGTTTGGAATACTTCATGGACATGGATGATGCGCCGGTATCAGAAGAAGTGACACCCCAACAACGCACAAAGCAACGTACACGTATGTTGTGGTTGATTGTATTAGGTCTATTTGCTAGTCCAATTCTAATTCCAGTGGCAATTGGTGTTCTATTGATGTTGGGACTAGGATTATTTTTCTTTGTCGCGGCACTATTTGGCATCTATGCGATGGTTGTTGGTGTTCTAGCTGGTGGAGTGGGTTCATTGGTCTTTGGTGGTATGTTGATTGGTCAATCAGTACCAACTGGTATTTTCTTCATGGGTCTAGGTCTATTGATGACTGGTTTGACAATCATGATGACACCAATCGTCTTGAACCTAACACAATGGTTGTTTGATGTCTTTGTGCAATTCATGAAGTGGATTGGACGTCGTTTCGTATCACGTCGTGATAATGCACCTATGCAAGGAGGGCAAAACTAA
- a CDS encoding DUF4097 family beta strand repeat-containing protein: MFKLKKPLILGGVLFVAGAAMMVTTVGQSNFDFSWDRGVKLVDVKKTEQKFDNIKTINVNANSGVVRIVEGSEGSVTSWSVDNQKASATQKGDVLSVEAVKNEGLVRGAFLSTPEAFEYSAKITVPAGTKLENLNLTMDDGGVIVQGLNVKHTKVTSGRGGANLSEFTGESLTMTTKDGRLSFDDVKLDKLKVTGRDAYVYGSFVTLAEASNIELRDGNVSLSSVTAPGLQLETGKFEEAFVYVTKSSEEDAYLDENNPFYDYKNELDIDNKKEQEKARKKQEKARAQNKYKKGKQEDALKINLRDGEIKLYDMK, encoded by the coding sequence ATGTTTAAATTAAAGAAGCCGCTTATTCTTGGTGGGGTATTATTTGTAGCTGGGGCAGCTATGATGGTCACAACAGTTGGTCAATCGAACTTTGACTTCAGTTGGGACCGTGGTGTGAAGTTGGTTGACGTTAAGAAGACAGAACAAAAGTTCGACAATATTAAAACAATTAACGTGAATGCGAATTCAGGTGTTGTGCGTATTGTCGAAGGATCTGAAGGGTCAGTGACTAGCTGGTCAGTTGACAATCAAAAGGCATCTGCTACCCAAAAGGGTGATGTACTTTCAGTTGAAGCTGTAAAGAATGAAGGATTGGTACGTGGTGCTTTCCTATCAACGCCAGAAGCGTTTGAATACTCAGCGAAGATTACCGTACCTGCTGGGACTAAGTTAGAAAACTTGAATCTAACAATGGATGATGGTGGTGTTATTGTGCAAGGACTTAACGTTAAGCACACAAAAGTAACTTCTGGTCGTGGTGGTGCGAACTTGAGCGAATTCACTGGGGAATCACTAACGATGACAACTAAGGACGGTCGTCTATCATTCGACGATGTTAAGTTGGACAAGTTGAAGGTAACGGGTCGTGATGCTTATGTTTACGGATCATTTGTGACACTTGCTGAAGCAAGTAACATTGAGCTCCGTGATGGAAATGTTTCACTTTCAAGTGTAACTGCACCAGGTCTACAACTTGAAACAGGTAAGTTTGAAGAAGCGTTCGTTTATGTAACAAAGTCTAGCGAAGAAGATGCATATCTAGATGAAAACAATCCTTTCTACGACTATAAGAACGAATTAGATATCGATAACAAGAAAGAACAAGAAAAGGCCCGTAAGAAGCAAGAAAAGGCCCGTGCGCAAAACAAGTACAAAAAGGGTAAGCAAGAAGATGCCCTAAAGATTAACCTTCGTGATGGTGAAATCAAGTTGTATGACATGAAATAA
- a CDS encoding PadR family transcriptional regulator, which produces MDIQVPTVVLDGTVLAILAKEDTYGYVITKTMQEHMNVSESTMYPVLRRLKKNNYLINYDEPYEGRIRRYYQITEEGRAHLAEIKTAWTSFRASVNTLLLEDEQND; this is translated from the coding sequence ATGGATATTCAAGTCCCAACAGTCGTGCTTGATGGTACCGTCTTGGCTATTTTGGCTAAAGAAGACACATATGGTTATGTGATTACCAAGACTATGCAAGAACATATGAATGTTAGTGAATCAACGATGTACCCAGTATTACGTCGTTTGAAGAAAAATAATTATCTGATTAATTACGATGAACCTTATGAAGGGCGTATCCGTCGTTATTACCAGATTACCGAAGAAGGTCGTGCCCATTTGGCCGAAATTAAGACTGCATGGACAAGTTTCCGTGCATCTGTGAATACATTGTTGTTGGAGGATGAGCAAAATGATTGA